The nucleotide sequence CGGGCCACAGCTACCTCCTTAAGTTGCTCAATCGTGGTTAAAAAAAGTTAACGTAATCAATTTAATTGTATCCAATTGGCCTGGATGATTACTCAAAACAGGAATAAATCAATAACGATAATGGGCAAAGGCTTTGTTGGCCTCAGCCATTTTGTGGGTTTCTTCCCGTTTCCGAATCGTGCTTCCGGTTTCGTTGGCGGCATCCATAACTTCATTGGCTAACTTATTGACCATAGAGCGGCCAGAGCGTTTCCGGGAAAATTGAACTAACCAGCGTAGGGCTAGGGCTGTTCCCCGATCTTGGCGGACTTCCATCGGGACTTGATAGGTGGCTCCACCCACTCGGCGGGCTTTGACTTCAACCAAGGGGGTCGCATTCTTGATGGCTTTTTCAAAGATTTGCAGGGCCTCTTGTCCAGTCCGTTCCTCAACGGTTTTCATGGCATCATAGACAATCCGGCCGGCGATAGACTTTTTGCCACTCAGCATAATGCGTTGAATCAGCATACTGATTAGGCGGCTGTTATAGACCGGATCGGGGGCCGTGGGACGTTTGGTGGCGCGGGTACGACGGGACATAGTGGTTAAA is from Synechococcus sp. PCC 6312 and encodes:
- the rpsG gene encoding 30S ribosomal protein S7, which encodes MSRRTRATKRPTAPDPVYNSRLISMLIQRIMLSGKKSIAGRIVYDAMKTVEERTGQEALQIFEKAIKNATPLVEVKARRVGGATYQVPMEVRQDRGTALALRWLVQFSRKRSGRSMVNKLANEVMDAANETGSTIRKREETHKMAEANKAFAHYRY